A single Streptomyces sp. 2114.4 DNA region contains:
- a CDS encoding DUF742 domain-containing protein, with protein sequence MATPPSGYPYGSGQQSGPVGETHNNRFNFPSAPSRRPQRPPQQQPRPYDSQPYEPSVYDQPQAPRIQPVQPQRRAPEPSPTGSNNPLVRPYAMTGGRTRPRYQLAIEALVSTTADPAKMQGQLPEHQRICHLCREIKSVAEISALLSIPLGVARILVADLAEAGLVAIHQPGGDETAGGQPDVTLLERVLSGLRKL encoded by the coding sequence GTGGCAACGCCCCCGAGCGGATACCCGTATGGTTCCGGACAGCAGTCCGGGCCTGTGGGCGAAACCCATAACAACCGCTTCAACTTCCCGTCTGCGCCGAGCCGCCGGCCGCAGCGGCCCCCGCAGCAGCAGCCCCGGCCGTACGACTCCCAGCCGTACGAGCCCTCGGTGTACGACCAGCCGCAGGCACCGCGCATCCAGCCGGTGCAGCCGCAGCGGCGCGCGCCCGAGCCCTCCCCCACGGGCTCGAACAACCCGCTCGTGCGCCCGTACGCCATGACCGGAGGCCGGACCAGGCCGCGCTACCAGCTCGCCATCGAGGCGCTGGTCAGCACGACCGCCGACCCCGCGAAGATGCAGGGCCAGCTGCCGGAGCACCAGCGCATCTGCCACCTCTGCCGCGAGATCAAGTCAGTAGCCGAGATCTCCGCGCTTCTCTCCATCCCCCTCGGCGTCGCCCGGATCCTCGTCGCCGACCTGGCGGAGGCCGGACTCGTCGCCATCCATCAGCCCGGCGGGGACGAGACCGCCGGCGGACAGCCAGATGTGACACTGCTCGAAAGGGTGCTCAGTGGACTTCGCAAGCTCTAG
- a CDS encoding YceI family protein, translating to MALFHRKRTADTGDTTAPAATSAAVLDADPALAALTGEYTIDPAHSSIGFTVRHAMVTNVRGAFGDYEGTLHLDGADPSRSTASLDVKIASIDTGIADRDGHLRSADFFDAETFPLMTFRSTAAEQVSGDRFRITGDLTLRDVTKPLTIDLEFHGAATDVYGAERVGFEGSAEILRSDWGLTWNAALETGGVMVSDKVKLLFDISAVKAAGQA from the coding sequence ATGGCTCTGTTCCACCGCAAGCGCACCGCCGACACCGGCGACACCACCGCCCCCGCCGCCACCAGTGCTGCCGTCCTCGACGCCGACCCCGCGCTCGCGGCGCTGACCGGCGAGTACACCATCGACCCGGCGCACAGCAGCATCGGCTTCACCGTCCGGCACGCCATGGTCACCAACGTCCGCGGCGCGTTCGGTGACTACGAGGGCACGCTCCACCTCGACGGCGCCGACCCGTCCCGCTCCACCGCGTCCCTCGACGTCAAGATCGCGAGCATCGACACCGGGATCGCGGACCGCGACGGCCATCTGCGCAGCGCCGACTTCTTCGACGCCGAGACCTTCCCGCTGATGACCTTCCGCAGCACCGCCGCCGAGCAGGTGTCCGGTGACCGCTTCCGCATCACCGGCGATCTCACCCTCCGCGACGTCACCAAGCCGCTCACCATCGACCTGGAGTTCCACGGCGCGGCCACCGACGTCTACGGCGCCGAGCGGGTCGGCTTCGAGGGCAGCGCCGAGATCCTGCGCTCCGACTGGGGCCTGACCTGGAACGCCGCGTTGGAGACCGGCGGCGTGATGGTCAGCGACAAGGTCAAGCTCCTCTTCGACATCTCCGCCGTCAAGGCCGCCGGGCAGGCCTGA
- a CDS encoding roadblock/LC7 domain-containing protein yields the protein MSQAAQNLNWLITNFVDNTPGVSHTVVVSADGLLLAMSEGFPRDRADQLAAVASGLTSLTSGASRIFEGGSVNQTVVEMERGFLFIMSVSDGSSLAVLAHPECDIGLVGYEMALLVDRAGTVLTPDLRAELQGSLLN from the coding sequence ATGAGCCAGGCGGCGCAGAATCTGAACTGGTTGATCACCAACTTCGTGGACAACACCCCCGGGGTGTCCCACACGGTCGTGGTCTCCGCGGACGGGCTGCTCCTTGCCATGTCCGAGGGTTTCCCTCGTGACAGAGCCGATCAGTTGGCGGCGGTGGCCTCCGGCCTCACCTCGCTGACCTCCGGCGCGTCCCGCATCTTCGAGGGCGGGAGCGTCAACCAGACCGTGGTGGAGATGGAACGCGGCTTCCTCTTCATCATGTCCGTCTCGGACGGATCGTCGCTGGCCGTGCTCGCACACCCCGAGTGCGACATCGGTCTGGTCGGCTACGAGATGGCTCTGCTGGTCGACCGCGCGGGCACGGTACTGACGCCGGATCTGCGTGCCGAACTGCAGGGCAGCCTTCTCAACTAA
- a CDS encoding ATP/GTP-binding protein, translating to MDFASSSGAARSTTSAKIVVAGGFGVGKTTFVGAVSEINPLRTEAVMTSASAGIDDLTHAPDKTTTTVAMDFGRITLDQDLILYLFGTPGQDRFWFMWDDLVRGAIGAVVLVDTRRLADCFPAVDYFENSGLPFVIALNGFDGHQPYTPDEVREALQIGPDAPIITTDARHRSEAKSALITLVEHALMARLR from the coding sequence GTGGACTTCGCAAGCTCTAGCGGTGCAGCCCGCTCCACCACCTCCGCGAAAATCGTGGTGGCGGGCGGCTTCGGCGTGGGCAAGACCACGTTCGTCGGGGCCGTCTCAGAGATCAATCCGCTGCGTACCGAAGCCGTGATGACTTCCGCTTCGGCGGGGATCGACGACCTCACGCACGCGCCGGACAAGACGACCACGACCGTGGCGATGGACTTCGGCCGGATCACCCTGGACCAGGACCTGATCCTGTACCTCTTCGGTACGCCGGGCCAGGACCGTTTCTGGTTCATGTGGGACGACCTGGTCCGTGGCGCCATCGGCGCCGTGGTGCTGGTCGACACCCGGCGCCTCGCCGACTGCTTCCCCGCGGTCGACTACTTCGAGAACAGCGGACTGCCGTTCGTCATCGCCCTCAACGGCTTCGACGGCCACCAGCCGTACACGCCGGACGAGGTGCGTGAGGCGCTGCAGATCGGCCCGGACGCGCCGATCATCACCACCGACGCCCGGCACCGCAGCGAGGCCAAGAGCGCGCTCATCACGCTCGTGGAGCACGCGCTGATGGCCCGCCTGCGCTAA
- a CDS encoding acyl-CoA carboxylase epsilon subunit, with product MNTAHRTDSIRVEKGQASEEELAALTAVLLARAAHRPAAAAPSRPHATAARWRRLERQGGFHGATSWQR from the coding sequence GTGAACACTGCCCACCGCACCGACTCCATCCGCGTGGAGAAGGGCCAGGCCAGCGAGGAAGAACTCGCCGCCCTGACCGCTGTCCTCCTGGCCCGCGCCGCCCACCGGCCGGCCGCCGCCGCCCCGTCCCGCCCGCACGCCACCGCCGCGCGCTGGCGGCGTCTGGAGCGGCAGGGTGGCTTCCATGGGGCGACTAGCTGGCAGCGATAG
- a CDS encoding acyl-CoA carboxylase subunit beta: MTTVEDLPAGANDARGRVAELHAIREQVRRGPSERATEAQRAKGKLTARERIELLLDEGSFNEVEPLRRHRATGFGLEAKKPYTDGVITGWGTVHGRTVFTYAHDFRIFGGALGEAHATKIHKIMDMAIQAGAPLVSLNDGAGARIQEGVSALAGYGGIFQRNTKASGVIPQISVMLGPCAGGAAYSPALTDFVFMVRETSQMFITGPDVVRAVTGEEITQNGLGGADVHAETSGVCHFAYDDEATCLEEVRYLLSLLPANNRENPPSVPCEDPADRSGDALLDLVPADGNRPYDMRKVIEEIVDDGEFLEVHERWATNIICALSRLDGRVVGIIANQPQSLAGVLDIEASEKSARFVQMCDAFNIPIVTLLDVPGFLPGVDQEHGGIIRHGAKLLYAYCNATVPRISLVLRKAYGGAYIVMDSQSIGADLTYAWPTNEIAVMGAEGAANVIFRKQIAEADDSEAMRVRMVKEYKSELMHPYYAAERGLVDDVIDPAETRHTLIRALEMLRTKHADLPARKHGNPPQ, translated from the coding sequence ATGACCACTGTCGAAGATCTGCCCGCCGGCGCCAACGACGCCCGCGGGCGCGTCGCCGAGCTGCACGCCATCCGCGAGCAGGTCCGGCGAGGACCCAGCGAGCGGGCGACCGAAGCACAGCGTGCCAAGGGCAAGCTGACGGCGCGCGAGCGGATCGAGCTGCTGCTGGACGAGGGTTCGTTCAACGAGGTCGAGCCGCTGCGGCGGCACCGGGCGACGGGCTTCGGCCTGGAGGCCAAGAAGCCCTACACCGACGGCGTGATCACCGGCTGGGGCACCGTGCACGGCCGGACCGTGTTCACCTACGCGCACGACTTCCGGATCTTCGGCGGCGCGCTGGGCGAGGCCCACGCCACCAAGATCCACAAGATCATGGACATGGCCATCCAGGCCGGTGCGCCGCTGGTGTCGCTCAACGACGGCGCCGGTGCCCGTATCCAGGAGGGCGTCTCCGCGCTGGCCGGCTACGGCGGCATCTTCCAGCGCAACACCAAGGCCTCCGGTGTCATCCCGCAGATCTCGGTCATGCTCGGTCCCTGCGCCGGCGGCGCGGCCTACAGCCCCGCCCTGACCGACTTCGTCTTCATGGTCCGCGAGACCTCGCAGATGTTCATCACCGGCCCCGACGTGGTGCGCGCGGTGACCGGCGAGGAGATCACCCAGAACGGCCTCGGCGGCGCCGACGTGCACGCCGAGACCTCCGGCGTGTGCCACTTCGCCTACGACGACGAGGCCACCTGCCTGGAGGAGGTCCGCTACCTCCTCTCGCTGCTGCCGGCCAACAACCGGGAGAACCCGCCGTCGGTGCCCTGCGAGGACCCCGCCGACCGCTCCGGTGACGCACTGCTGGACCTGGTCCCGGCCGACGGCAACCGCCCCTACGACATGCGCAAGGTCATCGAGGAGATCGTCGACGACGGCGAGTTCCTGGAGGTCCACGAGCGCTGGGCGACCAACATCATCTGCGCGCTGTCCCGGCTCGACGGCCGTGTGGTGGGCATCATCGCCAACCAGCCGCAGTCACTGGCCGGTGTCCTGGACATCGAGGCGTCCGAGAAGTCGGCCCGCTTCGTCCAGATGTGTGACGCCTTCAACATCCCCATCGTCACCCTGCTGGACGTCCCCGGCTTCCTGCCCGGCGTCGACCAGGAGCACGGCGGCATCATCCGGCACGGCGCCAAGCTGCTCTACGCCTACTGCAACGCCACCGTCCCCCGGATCTCCCTCGTGCTGCGCAAGGCCTACGGCGGCGCCTACATCGTCATGGACTCGCAGTCCATCGGCGCCGACCTGACCTACGCCTGGCCCACCAACGAGATCGCGGTGATGGGCGCCGAGGGCGCGGCCAACGTCATCTTCCGCAAGCAGATCGCCGAGGCGGACGACTCCGAGGCCATGCGGGTGCGCATGGTCAAGGAGTACAAGTCCGAGCTGATGCACCCGTATTACGCGGCCGAGCGCGGCCTGGTCGACGACGTCATCGACCCGGCCGAAACCCGCCACACGCTCATCCGGGCCCTGGAGATGCTGCGCACCAAGCATGCGGACCTGCCGGCCCGTAAGCACGGCAACCCGCCCCAGTAG
- a CDS encoding DUF4360 domain-containing protein, whose amino-acid sequence MLSTLSAGAAVASLLLAGSASPTTANRFGDDPPSGKITITVATVNGSGCRPGSAAVAIAPDNTAFTVTYSEYLAQAGAGSKPTDSRKNCQIALNVHVPQGFTYAVARADYRGYASLAPGARGLEQAGYYFQGQQQTARKSHTFVGPYDSNWQTSDETDVDALVYAPCGEERYFNINTEMRVDAKSADPKATSYMAMDSTDGSINTVYHFAWKECPARK is encoded by the coding sequence ATGCTCAGCACGCTGAGTGCTGGTGCCGCCGTGGCATCGTTGCTCCTCGCCGGATCGGCATCCCCCACCACCGCCAACCGGTTCGGCGACGACCCGCCGAGCGGGAAGATCACCATTACCGTCGCCACGGTCAACGGCTCGGGCTGCAGACCCGGCAGCGCCGCCGTGGCCATCGCCCCCGACAACACGGCCTTCACCGTCACGTACAGCGAGTACCTCGCCCAGGCGGGCGCCGGCAGCAAGCCGACCGACTCCCGCAAGAACTGCCAGATCGCGCTGAACGTGCACGTCCCGCAGGGCTTCACCTACGCGGTCGCCCGGGCCGACTACCGGGGCTACGCGTCCCTGGCCCCAGGTGCCAGAGGACTGGAGCAGGCGGGCTACTACTTCCAGGGCCAGCAGCAGACGGCCCGTAAGAGCCACACCTTCGTCGGCCCCTACGACTCCAACTGGCAGACCTCGGACGAGACCGACGTCGACGCCCTGGTGTACGCCCCCTGCGGCGAGGAGCGCTACTTCAACATCAACACCGAGATGAGGGTGGACGCCAAGTCGGCGGACCCCAAGGCCACCAGCTACATGGCCATGGACTCCACCGACGGCAGCATCAACACGGTGTACCACTTCGCATGGAAGGAGTGCCCCGCGCGCAAGTGA
- a CDS encoding polysaccharide lyase 8 family protein: MPPFPATSVWSRRGFLATATATAAASALGLTARPAGAAPGPATAPGDEFATLRARWCELTLGSGFDPAAPPYAAALQETGALAGAFRASMRPAATSLWPDCRYDPPSGITRSYSRLATMAQAYAQPGTGRTGDPGLASALLTGLDHLEATVYNTATTRYGNWWEWQIGSPRLLLDTLAILGRHLPDGGLDDALRDRCLAAVDHFVPDALLGDYTGTSTGANRVDLCRVVALRGILGRAPDRIALARDALSPVFPYVTRGDGLYADGSFVQHTWVAYSGTYGYVLLDGLGRLFTLLDGSSWQVTDPARQIVFDSVERAWAPLLYNGLMMDSVNGRAISRGYLRGDERHILRSDHYHGHALIAAIALLAQAASGAERDRWHAMVKGWIARDSALPVRTDRQYPVADLARLAKIADGPAAAAPEPVGHRLFPAMDRAVHRRPGWAAGLAMASDRIAYYENGNGENPHGWHTGAGMLYWWGADSGGDQYTDAFWPTVDPYRLPGTTVSTKRLADNEGGGWGEPKPAARWVGGTTDGEFAAIGQDLRGLASTLTARKSWFALADCLVCLGAGITSRDGVPAETIVDNRCLGERGTAVLTVDGVRRPGTLGVTTSFRRAHWAHLAGHGGYVFPGGAPLKALREARTGSWHDINTTSSTEPFTRRYLTLWHDHGTDPADARYAYLLMPGATARTLAARAADRSWLTVLANDAGRQAVAVDPLGVTAANFWRAGRAGPLTSNGPASVLVRERHGRRRPTALLCLAAPERTGDTLEITWSRPVRTVLAHDPAIEVLATGRALRLRLTPGASCATHTCTVRLA; encoded by the coding sequence GTGCCGCCCTTCCCCGCCACGTCCGTCTGGTCACGCCGAGGATTCCTCGCCACCGCCACGGCCACCGCCGCGGCGAGCGCCCTCGGCCTCACCGCCCGCCCCGCCGGCGCCGCCCCGGGGCCGGCCACCGCCCCCGGGGACGAGTTCGCCACCCTGCGGGCCCGCTGGTGCGAGCTCACCCTCGGCAGCGGCTTCGACCCCGCCGCTCCGCCGTACGCCGCCGCCCTCCAGGAGACCGGCGCCCTCGCCGGCGCCTTCCGGGCGAGCATGCGGCCGGCCGCCACCTCCCTCTGGCCGGACTGCCGCTACGACCCGCCGTCCGGCATCACCCGGAGCTACAGCCGGCTCGCCACCATGGCCCAGGCCTACGCCCAGCCCGGCACCGGCCGCACCGGCGACCCCGGCCTCGCCTCTGCCCTGCTCACGGGCCTCGACCACCTCGAAGCCACCGTCTACAACACCGCCACCACCCGCTACGGCAACTGGTGGGAGTGGCAGATCGGCAGTCCCAGACTCCTCCTCGACACCCTCGCGATCCTCGGCCGGCACCTGCCCGACGGCGGCCTCGACGACGCACTGCGCGACCGCTGCCTGGCCGCCGTCGACCACTTCGTCCCGGACGCCCTGCTCGGCGACTACACCGGGACCAGCACCGGCGCCAACCGCGTCGACCTGTGCCGGGTGGTCGCCCTGCGCGGCATCCTCGGCCGCGCCCCCGACCGGATCGCCCTGGCCCGCGACGCCCTCTCGCCGGTCTTCCCCTACGTCACCCGGGGCGACGGCCTCTACGCCGACGGCTCCTTCGTCCAGCACACCTGGGTCGCCTACTCCGGCACCTACGGCTATGTCCTGCTGGACGGCCTGGGCCGGCTGTTCACCCTGCTCGACGGCTCGTCCTGGCAGGTCACCGACCCGGCGCGGCAGATCGTCTTCGACAGCGTCGAGCGGGCCTGGGCCCCGCTGCTGTACAACGGCCTGATGATGGACAGCGTCAACGGGCGCGCCATCAGCCGCGGCTACCTCCGCGGCGACGAACGGCACATCCTGCGCAGCGACCACTACCACGGCCATGCGCTGATCGCCGCCATCGCGCTGCTCGCCCAGGCCGCGAGCGGCGCCGAGCGGGACCGCTGGCACGCCATGGTCAAGGGCTGGATCGCCCGGGACAGCGCGCTGCCGGTCCGCACCGACCGGCAGTACCCGGTCGCCGACCTGGCCCGGCTCGCGAAGATCGCCGACGGCCCCGCGGCAGCCGCCCCCGAACCCGTCGGCCACCGCCTCTTCCCGGCCATGGACCGTGCCGTGCACCGCCGCCCCGGGTGGGCCGCCGGCCTGGCCATGGCCTCCGACCGCATCGCGTACTACGAGAACGGCAACGGCGAGAACCCGCACGGCTGGCACACCGGCGCCGGCATGCTCTATTGGTGGGGCGCCGACTCCGGGGGCGACCAGTACACGGACGCCTTCTGGCCCACCGTCGACCCCTACCGGCTCCCCGGCACGACCGTGTCCACCAAGCGGCTGGCCGACAACGAGGGCGGCGGCTGGGGCGAGCCCAAGCCCGCGGCGCGCTGGGTCGGCGGCACCACCGACGGGGAGTTCGCCGCGATCGGCCAGGACCTGCGCGGTCTGGCCTCCACCCTCACCGCCAGGAAATCCTGGTTCGCGCTCGCGGACTGCCTGGTCTGCCTGGGCGCCGGCATCACCTCCCGCGACGGGGTGCCGGCCGAGACGATCGTCGACAACCGCTGCCTGGGCGAGCGGGGCACCGCCGTGCTCACCGTCGACGGCGTACGCCGGCCCGGCACGCTCGGCGTGACCACCTCCTTCCGCCGCGCCCACTGGGCCCACCTCGCGGGGCACGGCGGCTACGTCTTCCCCGGCGGCGCGCCCCTCAAAGCGCTGCGCGAGGCCCGCACCGGCTCCTGGCACGACATCAACACCACCTCGTCCACCGAGCCGTTCACCCGCCGCTACCTCACCCTCTGGCATGACCACGGCACCGACCCGGCCGACGCCCGCTACGCCTACCTCCTCATGCCGGGCGCCACCGCCCGCACCCTCGCCGCCCGCGCCGCCGACCGGTCCTGGCTCACCGTGCTCGCCAACGACGCCGGCCGCCAGGCGGTCGCCGTCGACCCGCTCGGCGTAACCGCCGCCAACTTCTGGCGGGCCGGCCGCGCGGGGCCGCTCACCAGCAACGGCCCGGCGAGCGTGCTGGTGCGCGAGCGGCACGGACGGCGGCGGCCGACCGCGCTGCTGTGCCTGGCCGCCCCGGAGCGCACCGGCGACACCCTGGAAATCACCTGGTCACGGCCGGTGCGCACGGTGCTCGCCCACGACCCGGCGATCGAGGTGCTGGCCACCGGGCGCGCCCTGCGGCTGCGCCTGACCCCCGGTGCGAGCTGCGCCACCCACACCTGCACGGTGCGGCTCGCCTGA
- a CDS encoding nitrate- and nitrite sensing domain-containing protein, with translation MRRSKASPEPQEPRRGNFTPPPRGGLPASDAPENPAAKPPVSGGKYSPRNWRVATRLNAILLIPVLLALVFGGLRVDSSFGTWQEAQDAENTAKLVRAALSYSTALIDERDRTAAPLLKGKKDDPVVQQARDTTDAAADAFHQAAKTIPDKPGLKRRLAAFEKVEPKLQKLRQAAYTSRLHGVQTEEGYVEVQHPLMEFANELGLGTGNITSYGRTVYAIALAKAAESLERSIGTHLLVDPATPQGGKEHKLQLTAFASYRYLEGIAIGEYTSGGTPEDVERLTKDAGALKQAAQQKIARAKAQAQAAGRPFRTPPSIDQMGTLIGTGAAPETLGARGVTSDSYFAAATGKFDMYRSIEKDLANKAVNEAAQISEDARRSTFVDSGIVLAALIIAFVVAGLMARRMSRNMRQLRTAAFGIAEQRLPMLVDQLSRTDPGRVDTRVQPIPIATTDEIGEVARAFDQVHREAVRLAAEQALLRGNVNAIFTNLSSRNQGLIERQLELITDLENNEADPDQLENLFRLDHLATRMRRNGENLLILAGEEPGRRWNQPVPLVDVLRAATSEVESYERIELTGVPESEIHGTAVTDLVHLLSELLENATTFSSPQTKVRVAATRLPDGRVMIEIHDKGIGLTPEDFADINHKLANPPSVDAAISQRMGLFVVGRLADRHGIRVQLRPSGEQAGTTSLVMLPEAITHGGGGDEQAADYDADFTVSRIVPEHQQASYEPHQRTAAELGFDDSRYGRTDGADLDMMGRSLLREERRAALEAQTGGEQAAEYEGGERPLFRDEAPSAGGYQESPGAYQDYPSQAYAEADQPLYDDRSQGHQAFGEGSFAETTGQQPFVSREAGPSDDWPERPAFEGYFGAEAESDRNTTAAPADAPERVPFERPGPTPSDAPSLTDAGLPRRGGRDQQAPQVQQQRSAPETGQDGSDWRSSNDQRWERAEQLREPKAGGVTSSGLPRRVPKANLVEGAAEQTPQGGPQVSRAPEDVRGRLSNLRRGVQQGRNVGTDPSGVPQNDQQGFGPGSTYDQER, from the coding sequence GTGAGGCGAAGCAAGGCGAGCCCCGAGCCGCAGGAACCGCGGCGGGGCAACTTCACCCCGCCACCCAGAGGTGGCCTACCGGCTTCCGACGCGCCCGAAAATCCGGCCGCGAAGCCTCCGGTCAGTGGCGGTAAGTACTCCCCGCGCAACTGGCGCGTGGCGACCCGCCTGAACGCCATTCTGCTGATCCCCGTACTGCTCGCCCTGGTCTTCGGCGGTCTGCGCGTGGACAGCTCGTTCGGCACCTGGCAGGAGGCGCAGGACGCGGAGAACACCGCGAAGCTGGTGCGCGCCGCGCTCTCCTACAGCACCGCCCTGATCGACGAGCGTGACCGCACCGCGGCGCCGCTGCTGAAGGGCAAGAAGGACGACCCCGTCGTCCAGCAGGCGCGGGACACCACCGACGCCGCCGCCGACGCGTTCCACCAGGCCGCCAAGACCATTCCGGACAAGCCGGGCCTCAAGCGCCGTCTCGCCGCGTTCGAGAAGGTCGAGCCCAAGCTCCAGAAGCTGCGTCAGGCCGCCTACACCTCCCGGCTGCACGGTGTGCAGACCGAAGAGGGCTATGTCGAGGTCCAGCACCCGCTGATGGAGTTCGCCAACGAACTCGGCCTGGGCACCGGCAACATCACCTCCTACGGCCGTACGGTCTACGCCATCGCGCTGGCCAAGGCCGCCGAGTCCCTTGAGCGCTCCATCGGCACCCACCTCCTGGTGGACCCGGCGACCCCGCAGGGCGGCAAGGAGCACAAGCTGCAGCTGACCGCCTTCGCGTCGTACCGCTACCTGGAGGGCATCGCCATCGGCGAGTACACCTCCGGCGGCACGCCCGAGGACGTCGAGCGGCTGACCAAGGACGCCGGCGCGCTCAAGCAGGCCGCGCAGCAGAAGATCGCACGGGCGAAGGCGCAGGCGCAGGCCGCCGGCCGCCCGTTCCGCACCCCGCCGTCGATCGACCAGATGGGCACCCTGATCGGCACCGGCGCGGCGCCCGAGACGCTGGGCGCGCGCGGCGTCACCTCGGACAGCTACTTCGCGGCTGCGACCGGCAAGTTCGACATGTACCGGTCCATCGAGAAGGACCTGGCGAACAAGGCCGTGAACGAGGCGGCCCAGATCTCCGAGGACGCCCGGCGGTCCACCTTCGTCGACTCCGGCATCGTGCTGGCCGCGCTGATCATCGCCTTCGTGGTGGCCGGTCTGATGGCCCGCCGGATGAGCCGGAACATGCGCCAGCTGCGGACCGCCGCCTTCGGCATCGCCGAGCAGCGGCTGCCGATGCTGGTCGACCAGCTCTCGCGGACCGACCCGGGCCGGGTCGACACCCGGGTGCAGCCGATCCCGATCGCCACCACCGACGAGATCGGCGAGGTCGCCCGCGCCTTCGACCAGGTGCACCGCGAGGCCGTCCGGCTCGCCGCCGAGCAGGCCCTGCTGCGGGGCAACGTCAACGCGATCTTCACCAACCTTTCCAGCCGCAACCAGGGTCTGATCGAGCGCCAGCTGGAGCTGATCACCGACCTGGAGAACAACGAGGCGGACCCGGACCAGCTGGAGAACCTCTTCCGGCTCGACCACCTCGCCACGCGTATGCGGCGCAACGGCGAAAACCTCCTCATCCTCGCGGGCGAGGAGCCCGGCCGGCGCTGGAACCAGCCGGTGCCGCTGGTCGACGTCCTGCGGGCGGCGACCTCCGAGGTCGAGTCCTACGAGCGAATAGAACTCACCGGCGTCCCCGAGAGCGAGATCCACGGCACCGCCGTGACCGACCTCGTGCACCTGCTGTCCGAGCTGCTGGAGAACGCCACCACGTTCTCCTCGCCGCAGACCAAGGTGCGGGTCGCCGCGACCCGGCTGCCCGACGGCCGGGTGATGATCGAGATCCACGACAAGGGCATCGGGCTCACCCCCGAGGACTTCGCGGACATCAACCACAAGCTGGCCAACCCGCCGAGCGTGGATGCCGCGATCTCCCAGCGCATGGGCCTGTTCGTGGTCGGCCGGCTGGCCGACCGGCACGGGATCCGGGTGCAGCTGCGCCCCTCCGGCGAGCAGGCGGGCACCACGTCCCTGGTCATGCTGCCCGAGGCGATCACCCACGGTGGTGGCGGCGACGAGCAGGCCGCCGACTACGATGCCGACTTCACGGTCTCCCGGATCGTTCCGGAGCACCAGCAGGCGTCGTACGAGCCCCATCAGCGCACCGCCGCCGAGCTGGGCTTCGACGACAGCCGCTACGGCCGTACGGACGGCGCGGATCTGGACATGATGGGCCGCTCGCTGCTCCGCGAGGAGCGCCGGGCAGCCCTGGAGGCCCAGACGGGCGGTGAGCAGGCCGCCGAGTACGAGGGCGGCGAGCGTCCGCTCTTCCGTGACGAGGCGCCGTCCGCCGGTGGCTACCAGGAGTCCCCCGGTGCCTACCAGGACTACCCGTCCCAGGCATATGCGGAAGCCGATCAACCGCTCTACGACGACCGGTCCCAGGGCCACCAGGCGTTCGGCGAGGGGAGCTTCGCCGAGACCACGGGCCAGCAGCCCTTTGTCTCCCGCGAAGCGGGACCGTCGGACGACTGGCCCGAACGCCCTGCCTTCGAGGGCTACTTCGGGGCCGAAGCGGAATCCGACCGGAATACCACTGCCGCTCCCGCTGACGCCCCCGAGCGCGTACCATTCGAGCGTCCGGGCCCCACACCGAGCGACGCCCCGTCGCTGACGGACGCCGGCCTTCCGCGCCGCGGAGGCCGCGACCAGCAGGCACCGCAGGTGCAGCAGCAGCGGAGCGCGCCGGAGACCGGCCAGGATGGCTCCGACTGGCGCAGCTCCAACGACCAGCGCTGGGAGCGGGCGGAGCAGCTGCGCGAGCCGAAGGCGGGCGGAGTCACCTCCTCCGGCCTCCCCCGGCGGGTGCCCAAGGCCAACCTGGTCGAAGGTGCCGCGGAGCAGACGCCGCAGGGCGGCCCCCAGGTCTCCCGCGCCCCGGAGGACGTCCGTGGCAGGCTGAGTAACCTGCGCCGCGGTGTCCAGCAGGGACGCAACGTCGGCACGGACCCCTCCGGGGTCCCCCAGAATGACCAACAGGGCTTCGGCCCCGGCAGCACCTACGATCAGGAGCGTTAG